A segment of the Vibrio sp. YMD68 genome:
CCATACTTCTATTAACCTTAAATCGTCGTGCCTTGATTGGCTCGTTGGGGCTGGAATAGCTTAAATTGAATGCAAAAAAAGAGCCGTAATAGTTTACGGCTCTAGTTTAGTTAGATTTTCAGAAAAAAATCAATCGGCTCTGATCACCCTTTGTAGATTTTAGGGTTGAATACATCACGTAACCAGTCACCCAATAGGTTAATCACCAACACAAGCGTAATAAGGACTAAACCAGGGAAAGCCGTAATCCACCAAGCACCCGAGAAGATGTAGTTAAAACCGATACTGATTAATGCACCAAGTGACGGCTGATCGACAGGAAGACCAAGCCCTAGGAACGACAGTGCCGCCTCAGACATAATGGCATTCGCTATTTGAACCGTTGATATAACTAAAATCGGTGACAAACAGTTCGGCAAGATATGACGGAACATGATGCGTGGCGCTTTAAAGCCCATTACGCGTGCGGCTTCGACATACTCTTTCTTCTTTTCCGCTAATACTGATGCACGAATGGTACGGGCATACTGTGGCCACTCAGCCACACCAATAATCACCACCAGCATCACTACCGCATATTGACTGTAGAAGTCACTACCAAAGCTTGCTTTGAAAATGGCGGAGACAATGATGGCAACCATCATGGTTGAAAAAGAGAGCTGAACATCAGCAAAACGCATCAAAAAGTTATCAATCCGGCCACCAAAGTAACCCGCTGACAAACCAATAATGATGCCTAACGTCAGTTGTAAGCCCACGGCTAAAAAGCCAATGGTCAACGATAGACGTGAACCGTATAGAATGGTCGATAAAATATCACGGCCTTGCTCATCGGTGCCAAGTGCAAAGCGCTCATCCCCATCTTCCATCCAAGAAGGTGGAAGTTCTGAATCCATAATGTCGATGGAAGAGAGATCATAAGGATCGGTAGGCGATAGAATTGGTGCGGCCAACGCGAGCACCAAAAACACCATGAAAATACTAAAGCTCGTCATGGCAACTTTGTCACGCAAGAAATAGTAAACAATGTCTGAATTTTTAAAACGCTCCCAACGACTCGGAGCTGCGGTTACTTCATTCATCTTTAAGACCCCTTGCCCGTTA
Coding sequences within it:
- a CDS encoding ABC transporter permease, which produces MNEVTAAPSRWERFKNSDIVYYFLRDKVAMTSFSIFMVFLVLALAAPILSPTDPYDLSSIDIMDSELPPSWMEDGDERFALGTDEQGRDILSTILYGSRLSLTIGFLAVGLQLTLGIIIGLSAGYFGGRIDNFLMRFADVQLSFSTMMVAIIVSAIFKASFGSDFYSQYAVVMLVVIIGVAEWPQYARTIRASVLAEKKKEYVEAARVMGFKAPRIMFRHILPNCLSPILVISTVQIANAIMSEAALSFLGLGLPVDQPSLGALISIGFNYIFSGAWWITAFPGLVLITLVLVINLLGDWLRDVFNPKIYKG